In the genome of Ammospiza nelsoni isolate bAmmNel1 chromosome 7, bAmmNel1.pri, whole genome shotgun sequence, one region contains:
- the CDK5R2 gene encoding cyclin-dependent kinase 5 activator 2, with translation MGTVLSLSPAASSGKGGGGGGLLAEKAPGRVPGKGESRLKRPGVLISALTWKRLVAASAKKKKSTKKVTPKPGGGAPGGAPGQPDPLVVQRNRENLRKSVVGQADGPKQGPLAVPVPTVPSAPQELHPGSGGGKPPPPPPPAGSRPPGSPRRVVVQASTGELLRCLGDFVCRRCYRLKELSPGELISWFRSVDRSLLLQGWQDQGFITPANLVFVYLLCREALRGEDIGSQAELQAAFLTCLYLAYSYMGNEISYPLKPFLVEGDKGRFWERCLGIIQRLSAKMLRINADPHYFTQLFQDLKSEGEGGDGSKHWTISLDR, from the coding sequence ATGGGCACGGTGCTCTCCCTCTCCCCCGCCGCCTCCTCGGGCaagggcggcggcggcggggggctGCTGGCCGAGAAAGCGCCGGGAAGGGTACCGGGCAAGGGCGAGAGCCGGCTGAAGCGCCCCGGCGTGCTCATCTCGGCGCTCACCTGGAAGCGGCTGGTGGCCGCCTcggccaagaagaagaaaagcaccAAGAAGGTGACGCCGAAGCCCGGCGGCGGGGCCCCGGGGGGGGCCCCGGGCCAGCCCGACCCGCTGGTGGTGCAGCGCAACCGCGAGAACTTGCGCAAGTCGGTGGTGGGGCAGGCCGACGGTCCCAAGCAGGGCCCGCTGGCCGTGCCGGTGCCCACGGTGCCCTCGGCGCCGCAGGAGCTGCACCCGGGCTCCGGCGGGGGaaagccgccgccgcccccgccgccggccGGCAGCCGCCCCCCGGGATCCCCGCGCCGCGTGGTGGTGCAGGCGTCCACCGGAGAGCTGCTGCGCTGCCTGGGGGACTTCGTGTGCCGCCGCTGCTACCGCCTGAAGGAGCTGAGCCCCGGAGAACTCATCTCGTGGTTTCGCAGCGTGGACCGctcgctgctgctgcagggctggcaggaccAGGGCTTCATCACCCCGGCCAACCTGGTGTTCGTCTACCTACTGTGCCGGGAAGCGCTGCGGGGCGAAGACATCGGCAGCCAGGCCGAGCTGCAGGCCGCCTTCCTCACCTGCCTCTATCTCGCCTACTCCTACATGGGCAACGAGATCTCCTACCCGCTCAAGCCCTTCCTGGTGGAGGGAGACAAGGGGCGCTTCTGGGAGCGCTGCCTGGGCATCATCCAGCGCCTCAGCGCCAAGATGCTGCGAATCAACGCGGACCCGCACTACTTCACGCAACTCTTCCAGGACCTCAAGAGCGAGGGCGAGGGCGGAGACGGGTCCAAGCACTGGACGATCAGCCTGGACCGTTAG